CGGCGCACGGGTCTCTTCGATCTGGGTCCGAACGGTGATGCGTGGGTGCGTGTGGTGACCGCCGGAGCAGAGGTTTGTTGCTGAAATTCCCTCTCTCCTTCTCCCTACTTCACTATGGCTCTTCAAAGCAGCTAAATCTTTCGCTCAAAAATCTCATTTTTTTAACCTTATTTGCAGTTGGAGACGCAGGGGGTTTAACAAGCTCACACTTCTCATTCTTGGATCGAAGATTGAATGAATATAATGAAGGAAGGAAGAAAGAATTTGATAGTGTTGATGGGGATGAGTAGAAGAAGAACCCTAATTTGATTGGGAATTTGTGTTAATTTTTTGGGGAAATTTATTTCTggttaattaaattagggttagttttgttaattggttttatttttgttaattacattaaatttctgatgtgttattttttattttattttttaaatccacaTAAGTATCATTAAACCAGTCAAGgttccaaatcatcactcgccggagcttcggGCTCCTGCAAGGACCTGCTCCCGACGTTTTGTATTCAAGAGgactttttccaaaaaaatttccggtcagggacctagttcagacgacgacacaaagacagggactaatttgaggattaagcctttaAATTAATGGCTTACCCAAAAGAAACATAGATGGTCTATCTCTGGAGATCAGAAGAGCACGAGAACCAATAAttatcattctctctctttataTAAGTACTCAACTTTAAATATGAGTGTTTTAGTTAAATATGATATCAATTAAAGAGCTCTTAAACTATGTGCATTACCTtaaacaacaaccattttggaacggagggagtaccatTGACTGCTCTCTCCATTTTAATCCACCTTGTGAGTTACATTAAAAGAAAATTGATTGTGTTAATAGTTGTCGTTGCTCTTCAATAACCACCCACACGGTTTTGGTCAAACCCACTTCTGATTGCTCACAAATCTTTTTCTTACTTTTCTTGTTAGAGATCTATCGTACTCCCTCCGATTCTATTAATAAGCAACAACAagaaattcacatagtttaagaaatgtagttaaactagataaaatgcattaaatcaaaataaacttccaaattTACCCTTTGtaattagtgttggaaagtgagaaagagagaatagttaatgagacacattttacaagttagaattaataagggcatcattggaaaaaaataattaatatagctcaaactttcatttggatCTGATAAAAAAGgatcaagatttttcttctctttcatgcttataaataagaccggagggagtactacaTAGCATCATTCATTCttctaataaatttttaattaataaataaatttatattttaatatttattaattaattagttgATTCAATCATGATAAATACAATCTAAgttattaatttaatatttaaatatatactTTGAATATTTTCATGtgttttatatttaattaatgtcaaaatattattaataaatatttttatagttCTTATTTTAACTGTCCTATTTCAGTAAAATATGAAATTACTTTTCTTGGTATCTTTAAGGAGTACTTAAGtttcataagtttttttttatatatttgatAAAAGAGATAGTCTTGGGGACAAGCCTCCCCCAAGTGAGGGAAAAACAAAAAGTCacagagaaacaaaaaaaaaacacaaacaaagaaaaaacaaaccagcaaaaaaacagaaagaaaaacatAAATGCAACAACTAATAAATACAGAAAGCGCAGAAACTGCGTAGCAACAGTCAGATGCAAGCAGTAAAAGCCTTGGAATCGGGAGAAGAGGGACACTGGCAGTACAACGAAGGAAACAGTCCAATGGCACCAGCTGAAGTGCATTTCATCACCTTGAGAATGAAGAAAGACAAAAAGCCAAAACGCAGAGAAAACCCGGACAAATCGAGCAAGGATAGGATCTTGCAACCCTATCACTGGTCCACTAGCACTTAGGGAGAAGTTACCAATTCCCAAATGTTGAAACCTCTGCTACAGCCCTTATTTGCGAATAGTCAGCAATAGTATTAGACTCTATAAAAATGTGCTTAACCCCCAAGCATTGAACCTCCAATCACAGAATATCAATGTTAACTTTTGAAAATATTATTGGAAAaagttaattaataatattattaattttaattacctTTTGTATGAAataattattgaaaaaaattctcaaagtATAATTCATttactaattttatttaaaaaatactaaaattgcTATCAACCAATAGATATTAAACAAAATTAGAAATTCATAGAACTTGCCTTGATTCTGTTCAATTGAacatgataaaaaattaaaagaaaaacatttaACCCACAATATAAGGATAAGTACATAAATCTACTACACCTATACTTAAATATTGAATGATCAAGATTATGTTTCAATTTACATAAAACTTTTGGTCAACACTTAATTTTTATCAGAAAGCTACTAATGTTTGTACTTTTAACCATCTTCTGAATAATTATTATCACCATGTTCATTCTTGGTTAATTTTTTCTATTGATACTTAAATTTCTTTGATCAATCAATATTTTAGAAACTAATATACTCATAAGTCAGTTAAGCAAAATTACTTTAGAGTGCAAATTaagaatttgaaaaaaattcttACTATAAATAATTTTACTATATTACATTTTTAATAGAAAATTTATCAAATGTTTGAAAATTATCAATATTGAAACTTTTCATAGTCTTAGCTTAAGTACtacaccaaaaagaaaaaaacctcTTTGGCAATTCAATacaaaaattatattgaaaacaaaaaaaatatcacaTGATTGTacaagtattaattaaatttttgttttgaGATAATAATGAAGCTTTAAGAatattttattagaaaaaacttagtttgtaatattttttactaAAAAAGTTTATAACACTCATTTTCCAAATTAAGATTAGACTACTCAAAGTTCTTTGAACCTTGCATTTCCAATCAAGCTATGCTtacttattttataattaaacattATCTATGTTCAAAATTTGATTTAGTTAAAATATCTtcttattaattattagtatCCATAAAATTGAACATGTTTCTgtctaattaaattaaaaattgtgTAATTTTAATATTGTTTTCTCATAAATAATGAATTAGATTTTTGGTTAAATTTTTCTAGGAGGAATtttgattaattaaattaaatgcataATTAGCTATATTATAAAAACTATAAATCTCTTTGAAATGTAAATCATAGTATTGTAATCAATATTTGAATCAAAGTGTGTTCGAGAATAATGTGTAGTAGACATGTATTTTATGCCTAGTAGATCTCTCATATCCTCTATGATTTATAAGGTTTCAAAACTTATTATTATGTGTCATGATGACATGGCATTTAATTagacaaaaaataatttattggtCAGTTACAAGAGAGGGAGATTCAACGAAGTTACAAGAGAGGGAACCAAAAAATGAcctagaatttttttgtttaaagaGATTCACTAGCCTCAATTAAGCAAAAAGTAATTGGAGGAGGGTGTGAGAATCTGACACTTTAGACATTGAAACCAATGACTTCACCAATCCCATTGTTGGAGTTTTCCTCATTAGACCGTCCTACATTCATcgtcttcattttttttttgaaaatgaaatatatagaTAAATGAAATACTTGGGAACAAACTCTCCCAAATGAGTTGATGTCCAAGCAAAGCAACAATAGCAAAAGAAGTAACAACAGCAAAGAAACTAGACAAGAGCTAGCTAGAAAAGAAAGAGCAAACAATAAAAAGAGGGGAAAAGACGATAAaaaagcagcagcagcagcaacagcaagGTCAATCTTGATCTCATCAAGGGCAGCAAGACCATCATGCATCTTCAACCAGCATTGAAGCATTAGAGAACATATATAATTGATAGAGACCACCCTCAAAAACTAGCTAGCAACCAACGAGACCCTCACAACAGCAAGCTGCCCTTATAGCCAGCCAGTAGAAACCAGCACTTCACCCAATTGCAAGAAGAACAACCCTCTACCACCCTCTGGTTTTTTAATTCACTAAGGACAGCCAATTCCTTTCTCCTCCAAAGTATAGCTAAGCCTCCCGCTGCTCCACATTCATCGTCTTCTTTGCATCCTTATTCTGAAAGATGCGATACACGGCACAATTTGCCATCTGCATTTTAAATAACAAAGATTTTAAATGATGAAATACTTATGATGTATAAGCCAATAGGAAACAACTTGGATAATGATGAAACCTAGCTGCCAACTAACTATTCTCATGATAATTTAAAAGTCATTACTCTAAGATATTGCTTGGTAACGAAACCAAACATAACAAATATAGTGGAGCAAAACATAAGTTGTgtagaaaataatattttatgtattgtatttagtaatttcacaaaaaaaaaacttcattagAAATAAGTATaagtttaattatttataaaaatttgtcATGTTTATTATTTGATCGAACATAAAAAATTGATCCCAAcataataattttttcatatatacaaaattattattgatattttaatttataataaattGTTGTcactaaatttataaaaaaaacatgcataatttttatttgttaaTATAGTTAAACACATAATAATTTTATAACtcattattttataataatatttatatgcCTAATTCAtgtatataattttatattattatataagtaaaaGGTTTATTCTTATGTTCTTCATAGTTCCACAATTTTCAAGGGAACGAAAACGTACTGTTTTaggattttatttttcaatgttcTATTCCAtcctaaaaatataataaacacaaAACAAAGTGTATGTTTCAAGTTTCCATTCAAATCGGTCCACCAAGCACTACCTAAATTCCTGCTCAATTTTGATGATAATGAAAATGGTCAATAAATTCTTCAATTCTTAATTCACCTTAGCTGGGTTTGCCACTAACACAAGACGAAACTCATGCATCACCTATTTGGTCCTCCTAGCACATGCTCCTTTCACCTCATTGTTTCCAGGGATAGGAACACATTTTCCTTTCTCAATAACTCTCAAATGGCCACTCCCAGCAACTCTCTCGTCATTGTTTTCAAGGTCACGATCCATGGTGTTGTAGAAAAAAATCTTACGCTCATTAAAAATCTTTCCATCTGcaaaaacaaattaattaaaCTCAAAACACCTTCTTTGTAATTAAATTCCCACTTAAAAACAGAACATATACACTAGGCCGTGgagattttgttttttgtttttgaagggACACTATGCTCTTTCTCAAGGTCAGATCATGGGTTATAAAAGATTAAGAGTGTGTTTGGTTTTCCATTAAGAGATGTCTCATGATCAATTTTGGTAGAGTAAAATCAACCATTGATTTCAGACTCAAAACGAATTCTATTAGAAGCTAGAGAGAGTAACTATCGCATTGAACATACAATTGTGAGATTTTACAATTGAGTATCACAATATTAtccaataaaaatatatttttcataaatGTATTAAAACTTAAATAGCCAAAATCAATCATGGCAAACAATAATCAAACATACGCTAAAGAACTCGTGGAATAGAGAAAAAAGATCACTAACCTCCTCCTGGTAGACCCCAAGGCTCAGTCTGGAAAACATCAAAATCGGGGATGATTTGAACAGGAAGACGCTGAGCAAATACTCTCCTTGTCAGGTAGAATTCCACAAGAACATCATCTGTGGGATCAAACATGTACCCAGGCAACAACCTAACAGTCCCATCATCGTCCTCATAAGTCATTACCAGGTCCTCCATCACAAAAAGGCTTATCCGAATTCTTTAGGTGAATGACTCTGGTAATGAGGTTTAGACAGTAATTTATAACGCTACATGAAacactaaaatatttgaaatgtcatattaaatattaattattaaactcctaaatttatttttatttatagttaATCAAGAAATACTAAActttttgaaatattaattaTCATAACAATTGTTGAAATATAATTAAACCAAacttttatttcttaaaaactgtatattaaactaaaataataatatttctataaaaaaaataaaatgattccaattgttatttttttaaataattttactaTATATATTCTCTTTTGCTTTAATCTTTATCCCATGATTTCATTTTATATCAATAATATTttcgtttaaaaaaaaatatattgcttttgctttaaaaaaactaGGACCTCTAAAATGTGTTGCTTGAGAAAAGTAAATTAGTCAACTATATATATTCTTTTGAAATTaactatatattattaaaattgagCAGAGAAAGCATGACTCACTTAAATAGAAATTTAGTTAACAATATTTGaatgttcaaaagaaaaaaatagttaaCAATATTTGAAATATTAATGATGATAACAACGTGCTAggatagtaaaataaaattaaacaaaaaaattatttctaaaaAACCATATATTAAACTGAAATAATGATgattctataaaaaaattaaaatgattccaattgttatattttaaaattttttactatataaatttgcttttgctttaaaaaaactaTGACCTATAAAATGTATTGCTTGAGAAAAGTAAATTAGTCAACTATATATATTCTTTTGCCATTGactatatattattaaagttgATCACAGAAAGCATGACTCACTTAAATAGAAATTTAGTTAACAATATTTAATAATTCTTCACAAAAACTATCATACTTTTAAATTATTgaaatttatttattgtttatgaaAAGAATGAAAATAACGTATATTAATAAATGTTTTGATGATATTCCATActtattattgaaataaaaaattaaattaaattaatgatatttaacattatttttttcttgaaatatTTACTAATGGGAATatactaattaataattaattatcctTTCTATAATTAGTTATATTGCTTAGAAAAGcccttaattttttataattaaaataataaatattaattatcagcAACAGAATTAAAGAATAAATTCAATTGTAATAGAATTATATTaagtaatattatttatttaaaatagatattttttttgaatggaaatagatattaaaattaaaaacaagtaacattttaataaaataatttttagatGATTCTATTTTTGGAATTGAAGGGAACACATATATTCTTCATGTGGAGCTACTGGTTATCCTCCATGGACTCCATTTGACCTGAAACCATGGGTACCCGCAAGTGATATGTTATTTTGACTCGTTGCATGCGATGAAGTTGGTTTTGAATCCCACTTCCAAAATTGATGCCTTAGCCGTTTTGATTGGGAATATCATAGACTTATTCACAGACAATGGGATGGTACTTGCTGCATACTCTTAAAAAAGGTAACGCGCAGGGGTGGAGCTTATTTATGACTAGGGGAGTCATGCATGGCTCCCAAAACttttaaaagaaaaacttaaATCATAGGctacattttaaatttttttatacgCAAGTAAAGTATATACAATAACGGTGCATATGAATTGACAATGAGAAGAGCATTGGTCTGGTGAGTTCTGTGCTTCGTTTCTTGTGGTCTTCATGATCCTCTTCTTGATAGGAAGTTTTGGTTGATGTAGAACCTTCTTTACATCATCATCAACAGACGATGAGATCTTCAAGACTTTGGAAACTCTTCTAGTAACTAGTTCCCTTTCTCCTTAATTTGACAgcactttcttcttcttattgtCTTCGGCAGAGTGGATGGACTTGATGTTCTTCTTTCCAGAAGACTTGTTCTTTGAAGAACCAGCCATGATAGAATGTTGAGAATTCGAAAGAATTGAACGGATTAGATTATGAGAGGTTCTTCTAAGACGTGCGGAGAGAATGCGAAAAGGTTGAGAAACAAAGGAAATTGTTTGTGTATGGAGGCGGTAGAGATATCCTTAGGATTTGATTGAATTGATGAAGATTTCTGATTACTATGTAAGTTCAATTCTGAAAGGCGGAAGAAATTGTGTTTCCAAGAGAAAAATGGT
This portion of the Lotus japonicus ecotype B-129 chromosome 3, LjGifu_v1.2 genome encodes:
- the LOC130743672 gene encoding NAC domain-containing protein 2-like is translated as MTYEDDDGTVRLLPGYMFDPTDDVLVEFYLTRRVFAQRLPVQIIPDFDVFQTEPWGLPGGDGKIFNERKIFFYNTMDRDLENNDERVAGSGHLRVIEKGKCVPIPGNNEMANCAVYRIFQNKDAKKTMNVEQREA